The following coding sequences are from one Capsicum annuum cultivar UCD-10X-F1 chromosome 3, UCD10Xv1.1, whole genome shotgun sequence window:
- the LOC107865001 gene encoding uncharacterized mitochondrial protein AtMg00810-like, with amino-acid sequence MVSGFVRLAIYVDDINLIRTPEEFQKTIEYLKKEFEMKDLEKTKLYLGLQIEHLADGVFIYQTAYTQKVLKLFYMDKAYPLSTRMVVRLLEVSKDLFQPLKDGEEILDPEVPYLSAIGAFMYLANATRPDIAFSVNLLASCFIDVGVEQRQKVFTCTNKTLDGISMIEGWLHAARSDLCQAKAFATSLAYIKLFQDY; translated from the exons atggtGTCGGGGTTTGTTAGACTCGCcatttatgtggatgatataaatCTCATCAGGACTCCAGAAGAGTTTCAAAAGACAATcgaatatctaaagaaagaattcgaaatgaaagatcttgaaaAGACAAAACTTTATCTTGGTCTGCAAATTGAACATTTAGCAGACGGAGTATTCATTTACCAAACTGCTTATACCCAGAAGGTATTGAAACTATTTTACATGGACAAagcatatccattaagtactcgAATGGTTGTTCGATTACTTGAAGTAAGTAAAGATCTTTTCCAACCTCTGAAAGACGGTGAAGAGATTCTTgatcctgaagtaccatatcttagtgctaTTGGTGCATTTATGTACCTCGCTAATGCTACAAGGCCAGATATAGCATTTTCTGTTAATTTGCTAGCGAG TTGCTTCATCGATGTGGGAGTTGAGCAAAGGCAAAAAGTATTCACTTGCACTAATAAA ACTCTTGATGGAATTAGCATGATAGAGGGCTGGTTACATGCTGCTAGATCAGATCTTTGCCAGGCCAAAGCATTTGCTACTTCCTTAGCTTATATAAAGTTATTCCAGGACTACTAA
- the LOC107862949 gene encoding probable NADH dehydrogenase [ubiquinone] 1 alpha subcomplex subunit 12: protein MASVVRSIFQSIKEKGIGNFVRELKQEGYLRCLPDGNLLQTKIHNIGATLVGVDKFGNKYYEKLGDTQSGRHRWVEYAQKDRYNASQVPPEWHGWLHYITDHTGDELLLLKPQRYGIEHKENVSGEGDAYIYHSKGHTLNPGQRDWTRYQSWQPTKKE from the exons atggCGTCGGTAGTAAGGAGCATTTTCCAGTCGATCAAGGAAAAAGGCATCGGAAATTTCGTCAGGGAGCTCAAACAAGAAGGATACCT GAGGTGTCTCCCGGATGGAAATCTTCT GCAAACCAAGATCCACAACATAGGTGCAACACTTGTTGGTGTGGATAAATTTGGTAACAAATACTATGAGAAGCTAGGGGATACACAATCTG GAAGACACCGGTGGGTGGAGTATGCGCAGAAGGATCGTTACAATGCTTCACAAGTTCCACCAGAATGGCATGGCTGGCTCCATTACATCACTGATCACACCGGAGATGAA CTGCTACTGCTGAAACCACAGAGGTACGGGATTGAGCACAAGGAAAACGTTTCTGGTGAAGGCGATGCATACATATATCACTCCAAGGGACACACTTTAAATCCTGGACAGAGAGACTGGACTAGGTACCAATCCTGGCAACCCACCAAGAAGGAATAG